The following coding sequences lie in one Arachis ipaensis cultivar K30076 chromosome B03, Araip1.1, whole genome shotgun sequence genomic window:
- the LOC107633672 gene encoding keratin, type I cytoskeletal 10-like, translating to MVIEWQWVEGGVGVRVGIGVGAGAGGVGGGVGAGCGGGVGGGGAPPIYHQHEEATGMPLDESSYRIYRWSISRGSTTTGLGWMSHWLVHLSSVGILRRIPSTFHGGDDSGRDEDDGGAGCGSRGGDDNGGGVGGGGADGGGDGGGIYGGGEGEGGFQGGALGLRDGGGFGGDMGFGDYFVGVLSSDMALHESQKFMSPGELLSDLLDSDGLDRPLDKTFALGGTPPSAVVAATPERVGPSRPPGPTGDEDEVPLA from the exons ATGGTGATAGAGTGGCAATGGGTGGAGGGTGGTGTTGGTGTTCGTGTTGGTATTGGTGTTGGTGCTGGTGctggtggtgttggtggtggtgttggtgctgGTTGTGGcggtggtgttggtggtggtggtg CCCCACCGATATATCACCAGCATGAGGAGGCAACAGGTATGCCCCTAGACGAGAGTTCATACCGTATCTACAGATGGTCAATCTCGCGAGGCTCAACAACTACTGGTTTAGGTTGGATGAGCCACTGGTTAGTGCATTTGTCGAGCGTTGGCATTCTAAGACGCATACCTTCCACATTCCACGGTGGAGATGATAGCGGCCGAGATGAGGATGATGGTGGAGCTGGTTGTGGTAGTAGAGGTGGAgatgataatggtggtggtgTTGGAGGTGGAGGTGCTGATGGAGGTGGAGATGGTGGAGGTATATATGGAGGTGGCGAAGGTGAGGGTGGTTTTCAAGGTGGTGCTTTAGGGTTAAGGGATGGTGGAGGGTTTGGAGGTGACATGGGATTTGGTGATTATTTTGTTGGTGTTCTTAGCAGTGATATGGCCCTTCATGAGAGTCAAAAATTCATGAGCCCAGGTGAGCTCCTTTCGGATTTGCTAGACAGTGATGGCCTCGACC GGCCTTTGGACAAGACATTTGCATTGGGTGGTACTCCTCCATCGGCAGTTGTAGCAGCAACCCCCGAGCGTGTTGGTCCTTCTAGGCCACCCGGACCGACTGGAGACGAGGATGAGGTACCTCTCGCTTAG